In Ruminiclostridium papyrosolvens DSM 2782, the following proteins share a genomic window:
- a CDS encoding nitrogenase component 1, with translation MSKNLVNLTVNPCKMCMPMGSVSAFCGIKKCMTILHGSQGCSTYIRRHMATHYNEPVDIASSSLTEEGTVFGGEGNLIKGLENMISLYKPEIIGVATTCLAETIGEDIKRIINEFYEKHPGANVRIIPVSSAGYSGTQYEGFFKALRAIVENVEMNVKKNNRINIITGLISPADTRYLKKLLDSMKIDYILLPDISDNLDGEYAKVYNRLPEGGTSIEEISLMGGAKLTIELSSFINGEDSPAEYLYEAYGVPFVRCSLPVGLRDTDIFIRQLVKAGGTMTAEIKKERGRYLDSIIDSHKYNSEGRAVIFGEPDFVYSTVRLCTENGIMPVVVATGSKCSSLSNLLTEEIQKASDYAFVEKFKIIDDCDFDTIEKYALELGANLMIGSSDGRRIEEKHKLPLVRCAFPIHDNIGGQRIRILGYEGSITLLDKITNTLLTQKEHSFRSSLYNQYYKAEPETKSDMEEAVLPVETTSEDLKAINLKKSATHPCFNGCGSGYARIHLPIAPKCNIQCNYCVRKYDCPNESRPGVTTEILSPEQALEKYKIVKQKMPNLTVVGIAGPGDSLANFTNTRKTLALIKEFDPQVTFCLSTNGLMLPLYAEELAGLGVSHVTVTMNAVNAAIGAKIYKHIDYMGNRYFGEVGAAILMANQMAGLKKLSALGVVCKVNVVMLKGINEYHVRQVVKKAKELGCHISNIMQLIPVAGSAFENMPLTSNKEIMEMRKICGEVMPQMYHCRQCRADAVGTLDNDQSIEFRGCTSEKKQESMLFAVSSKSGVLVDQHFGHATDFYIYEYLNKSIRFREKRSVSKYCDGSESCDGMGGGNKEGKMDAILEAVKDCNGVVAMRIGEVPKQKLKEQSIEIFTTYDRIEDAVKKAAEQLCVR, from the coding sequence ATGAGCAAAAACCTGGTAAACCTAACTGTAAATCCGTGTAAAATGTGTATGCCTATGGGAAGTGTAAGTGCTTTCTGCGGAATAAAGAAATGTATGACAATACTTCACGGCTCACAAGGCTGCAGTACCTATATAAGAAGGCATATGGCAACACACTACAATGAACCTGTAGATATTGCTTCTTCATCACTTACAGAGGAAGGAACTGTTTTTGGTGGTGAAGGCAATCTTATAAAGGGTTTAGAAAACATGATATCACTGTACAAACCTGAAATAATAGGAGTAGCAACCACTTGTTTGGCAGAAACCATAGGGGAAGATATCAAGAGAATAATAAATGAATTTTATGAAAAACATCCCGGGGCAAATGTCAGAATAATTCCAGTATCTTCGGCAGGCTATTCAGGAACACAATACGAAGGATTTTTCAAAGCACTCAGAGCTATTGTTGAAAATGTAGAAATGAACGTAAAAAAGAATAACAGGATAAATATTATAACAGGTCTTATTTCTCCGGCAGACACCCGTTATTTAAAAAAATTACTTGATTCCATGAAAATAGATTATATATTGCTTCCTGATATATCTGATAATCTTGACGGAGAGTATGCCAAGGTATATAACCGATTGCCGGAGGGTGGAACCTCTATTGAGGAAATTTCACTTATGGGCGGTGCAAAGTTGACAATAGAGCTTTCCAGCTTTATAAACGGAGAAGACTCCCCGGCGGAATATTTATATGAAGCTTATGGGGTACCATTTGTCAGATGCAGTCTTCCTGTCGGACTGCGAGATACGGATATATTTATCCGTCAGCTTGTAAAGGCAGGAGGCACTATGACTGCTGAGATAAAAAAAGAACGGGGAAGGTATCTGGATTCCATAATTGATTCACATAAGTACAATAGTGAGGGTCGAGCAGTAATTTTCGGAGAACCGGATTTTGTATACTCCACAGTGAGATTGTGTACTGAAAATGGGATTATGCCTGTAGTAGTTGCCACCGGATCAAAATGCAGCTCCCTTAGCAATCTTTTGACAGAGGAAATACAAAAAGCATCTGATTACGCATTTGTAGAAAAATTTAAAATAATTGATGACTGTGATTTCGATACAATTGAAAAATATGCTTTAGAACTAGGTGCCAACCTGATGATAGGAAGCTCTGACGGCAGGCGAATCGAAGAAAAACACAAACTCCCCCTTGTGAGATGTGCATTTCCCATCCATGACAATATCGGCGGGCAAAGGATAAGAATACTGGGTTACGAAGGCTCAATCACCCTGCTTGACAAAATTACAAACACTCTGCTGACACAAAAAGAACACAGCTTCCGCAGCTCTTTATACAATCAGTATTACAAGGCAGAGCCTGAAACAAAGTCAGATATGGAAGAGGCTGTTTTACCTGTTGAAACAACTTCAGAGGACCTGAAAGCCATTAATTTAAAAAAATCAGCAACTCACCCATGTTTTAACGGCTGTGGCAGCGGATATGCCAGAATACATCTTCCCATAGCTCCTAAATGCAACATACAGTGCAACTACTGTGTCAGAAAATATGATTGCCCAAATGAAAGCAGACCCGGAGTTACAACTGAAATACTATCACCTGAACAAGCTCTGGAAAAATATAAAATCGTAAAACAAAAGATGCCAAACCTCACCGTAGTAGGAATTGCAGGACCGGGAGACTCTCTGGCGAATTTTACAAATACCAGAAAGACACTGGCACTCATTAAAGAATTTGACCCACAAGTAACCTTTTGCCTGTCTACAAACGGACTGATGCTTCCACTGTATGCAGAAGAACTTGCGGGGTTGGGAGTATCTCATGTAACCGTTACAATGAATGCCGTAAATGCAGCAATAGGAGCAAAAATATATAAACACATTGATTATATGGGCAACAGATACTTTGGAGAGGTTGGAGCAGCAATTCTTATGGCAAACCAGATGGCAGGACTTAAAAAGCTTTCGGCTCTGGGTGTTGTATGCAAGGTAAATGTAGTTATGCTTAAAGGAATCAACGAGTACCATGTCCGGCAGGTAGTTAAAAAAGCAAAGGAACTTGGATGCCATATATCCAACATAATGCAACTGATACCTGTAGCCGGAAGTGCGTTTGAAAATATGCCCCTTACAAGTAACAAGGAGATAATGGAGATGCGAAAAATCTGCGGAGAAGTAATGCCGCAAATGTATCATTGCCGTCAGTGCAGAGCCGATGCAGTGGGTACTCTGGACAATGACCAGTCAATAGAATTCAGAGGATGTACGTCAGAAAAGAAGCAAGAAAGTATGCTGTTTGCAGTTTCCTCAAAGAGCGGAGTGCTTGTAGACCAGCATTTTGGTCACGCAACGGATTTCTATATATATGAATATCTAAATAAAAGCATACGGTTCAGAGAAAAAAGGAGTGTTTCCAAATATTGTGATGGCTCCGAAAGCTGTGACGGAATGGGTGGTGGCAATAAAGAAGGAAAAATGGATGCCATTCTTGAGGCCGTCAAGGATTGTAACGGAGTAGTGGCAATGAGAATAGGAGAAGTACCTAAACAAAAGCTCAAGGAGCAATCAATTGAGATATTTACAACCTATGACAGGATTGAAGATGCCGTAAAAAAGGCGGCCGAACAGCTATGTGTCCGGTAG
- the nifE gene encoding nitrogenase iron-molybdenum cofactor biosynthesis protein NifE: MTESLILEERKDSIKFGFEKTGKTAIKCESNSVSGAVSQRACVYCGARVVLNPITDAFHIVHGPIGCASYTWDIRGSLTSGSDLYRNSFSTDLTEQDIVFGGEKKLSAAIDEVVQKHNPKVIFVYATCIVGVIGDDVEAVCRHAEKKHGTRVIPVKSPGFSGNKSYGYKMACNAILELLKPHNDIPKTNGVNILGDFNLAGEMWIIKNYLNEIGIPVVSTITGDAGYDNLIKAPSARLNLVQCAGSMTYLAKKMEEKMDIPFIKVSFFGVEDTSQSLIRIAEAIGTEENIQKAKQFTQSETERLRPMLEKYRSRLEGKKAAIYVGGGFKAISLIRQFNQMGIETVVVGTQTGKPEEYEIITNLVGQNAVILDDANPAELETFMKEKEADILVGGVKERPLAYKLGIAFCDHNHERKHALAGYEGVVNFTKEINLSMNSPVWEYIKQET, encoded by the coding sequence ATGACAGAATCACTTATATTGGAAGAAAGAAAAGACTCTATAAAATTCGGATTTGAAAAAACCGGGAAGACAGCTATCAAATGTGAAAGCAACAGCGTATCGGGAGCCGTAAGCCAGAGGGCATGTGTATACTGCGGTGCAAGAGTAGTGCTGAACCCAATTACAGACGCATTTCATATTGTCCACGGTCCCATAGGATGTGCCAGTTATACATGGGATATCCGGGGAAGCCTGACCAGTGGAAGCGACCTTTACAGAAACAGCTTTTCAACAGACTTGACGGAACAGGATATTGTTTTCGGAGGAGAGAAAAAGCTCAGTGCTGCCATTGACGAGGTTGTCCAGAAGCATAATCCAAAAGTGATTTTTGTCTATGCCACATGTATTGTTGGGGTAATAGGTGATGACGTGGAAGCCGTGTGCAGACATGCAGAAAAGAAACACGGTACAAGGGTTATCCCCGTAAAGTCCCCCGGATTCTCAGGTAACAAATCCTATGGTTACAAAATGGCGTGTAATGCCATACTGGAACTTTTGAAGCCACATAACGATATTCCTAAAACTAATGGAGTCAATATCCTTGGAGATTTCAACCTTGCCGGCGAAATGTGGATAATTAAAAATTACCTTAATGAAATAGGTATCCCCGTAGTTTCAACAATAACCGGGGATGCCGGCTACGACAATCTTATAAAGGCACCTTCGGCGAGGCTGAATCTTGTTCAGTGTGCTGGTTCAATGACTTATCTGGCAAAGAAAATGGAAGAAAAAATGGATATTCCCTTTATAAAGGTCAGCTTCTTCGGCGTAGAAGACACCTCACAATCATTAATCAGAATAGCAGAAGCAATAGGCACAGAAGAAAATATACAAAAAGCCAAACAATTTACGCAATCAGAAACCGAGAGACTTAGGCCAATGTTGGAAAAATACAGAAGCCGACTTGAAGGTAAAAAAGCAGCAATTTACGTGGGCGGGGGTTTTAAGGCAATTTCTCTAATAAGACAGTTTAATCAGATGGGAATTGAAACAGTTGTCGTTGGAACACAAACAGGAAAACCTGAGGAATATGAGATTATTACAAATCTGGTTGGACAAAATGCCGTAATTCTGGATGATGCAAACCCTGCTGAGCTGGAAACCTTTATGAAGGAGAAGGAAGCGGATATTCTGGTAGGGGGTGTTAAGGAAAGACCTCTTGCTTATAAACTTGGAATTGCTTTTTGCGACCACAACCATGAAAGAAAACACGCACTTGCCGGATATGAGGGAGTAGTTAATTTTACAAAAGAAATAAATCTGTCAATGAACAGTCCGGTATGGGAGTACATTAAGCAGGAAACTTAA
- a CDS encoding nitrogenase component 1, with translation MLKMTPKEITERSSLKINPCKTCQPVGAMYAALGVHNCMPHSHGSQGCASYHRTFLSRHFKEPAMSSTSSFTEGASVFGGGSNLKTGVKNVFDIYNPDIIAVHTTCLSETIGDDLNAFIQDIDIPEGKYVVHTNTPSYVGSHVNGFYNMMSGFITYMAESTGQSNGKTAIFPGFVNPGDIRELKRILNLMKVPFTMFPDQSGVMDAPMTGMYAMYPKGGTTIPEIMGLGDCDKVLALGELTSEEPANVLERKCKVPHSLMELPIGIDATDKFVMELSQITNEEIPYELEEERGQLVDIILDAHFYFHEKTVAIFGDPDTVLGLTRLALEMGMIPKYVLTGTPGEAFVKLANKLFDQYGVTGCTAKAAGDLFELHQWIKNEKVDLLLGTSYGKQIAKAEDIPFVRAGFPVLDRYVHSYAPIVGYKGAIRLVEMIAGALMDRQDRDASDEEFEIVM, from the coding sequence ATGCTTAAAATGACTCCAAAAGAAATAACAGAACGCAGCAGCTTAAAAATAAATCCGTGTAAAACTTGTCAGCCTGTTGGTGCAATGTATGCAGCACTTGGAGTACATAACTGTATGCCTCATAGCCATGGCTCACAGGGATGTGCCTCCTACCACAGAACATTTTTGTCAAGGCATTTCAAAGAGCCTGCAATGTCATCTACAAGTTCATTTACAGAAGGTGCTTCGGTATTTGGTGGCGGAAGCAATCTCAAAACAGGTGTAAAAAATGTATTCGATATATACAACCCTGATATTATTGCAGTACATACCACCTGTCTGAGTGAAACAATAGGAGATGACCTGAATGCTTTTATCCAGGATATTGATATACCCGAAGGAAAATACGTTGTTCATACAAACACACCAAGCTATGTAGGCTCACACGTAAATGGATTTTATAATATGATGTCCGGATTTATTACCTATATGGCCGAATCAACAGGTCAATCAAACGGCAAAACTGCAATTTTCCCCGGGTTTGTAAATCCGGGCGACATCAGGGAATTAAAAAGAATACTAAATCTTATGAAAGTACCTTTTACAATGTTCCCTGACCAGAGCGGAGTAATGGATGCACCCATGACAGGAATGTACGCAATGTATCCTAAGGGCGGAACGACAATACCTGAAATAATGGGGTTAGGCGACTGCGATAAGGTCCTTGCTCTGGGTGAACTTACAAGTGAGGAGCCTGCAAATGTATTGGAAAGAAAGTGCAAGGTACCGCATTCTCTGATGGAGCTGCCTATAGGAATTGATGCTACTGACAAATTTGTTATGGAGCTTTCACAGATAACAAACGAGGAAATTCCATACGAGCTTGAAGAGGAACGTGGACAATTGGTAGACATTATTCTAGATGCACATTTCTATTTTCATGAGAAAACAGTTGCAATATTCGGTGATCCCGACACAGTTCTAGGTCTTACCCGTCTAGCGTTGGAAATGGGAATGATTCCTAAATATGTTCTGACAGGAACCCCCGGAGAAGCTTTTGTAAAGCTGGCTAACAAGCTTTTTGACCAATATGGTGTAACCGGTTGCACTGCAAAAGCAGCAGGAGACTTGTTCGAACTTCATCAATGGATAAAGAATGAAAAGGTTGACCTGCTTCTTGGAACATCTTATGGTAAACAAATAGCAAAGGCCGAGGACATACCCTTTGTACGTGCCGGATTTCCTGTGCTTGACAGATATGTACATTCATATGCACCAATAGTAGGCTACAAAGGAGCAATAAGACTGGTGGAGATGATTGCGGGAGCCTTGATGGACAGACAGGACAGAGATGCAAGTGATGAAGAATTTGAAATAGTTATGTAA
- a CDS encoding nitrogenase component I subunit alpha has protein sequence MNVRNIVLDKYSAKVYKNRKEHIMELTEETKEQPIAANSRTVPGIITNRGCCYAGCKGVVLGPLKDVLVLTHGPIGCGFYSWGTRRNKAKTEDGRNFIEYCFSTDLQEPDIVFGGEKKLRQAIKEAVEIFKPKCIMICSTCPVGLIGDDIHAVATETEQLYGISCMAFSCEGYKGVSQSGGHHIANNTIMKKIIGTNDTPPKNKYSVNLLGEYNIGGDGWEVERIMKRIGYDVISVFTGDGSFEAIKNSHMANLNLVQCHRSINYIAEMMKTKYGVDWIKVNFIGIKSTIQSLRDMAAYFGDKELAERTEEVIDDELANIAEEKEYYYSKLKGKTAALYVGGSRSHHYQLLLSDFGVSTVLAGYEFAHRDDYEGREVIPTIKEDADSKNIEHLNVEKDDKKYHAYLTDEQYEMLKSKIPLEDYTGMIRHMENGSIIVDDLNQFETDEFLKLLKPDIFFSGIKDKYSLQKSGVLARQLHSYDYSGPYSGFRGSVNFARDITMGLYTPAWGFVTPPWKNRSTLKASLAGGEE, from the coding sequence ATGAATGTAAGAAATATTGTATTAGATAAATATAGTGCAAAAGTATACAAAAATAGAAAAGAACACATAATGGAGCTGACTGAGGAAACTAAAGAACAGCCCATTGCGGCAAACAGCCGTACTGTTCCGGGAATCATAACAAACAGGGGATGTTGTTATGCAGGATGTAAAGGTGTTGTTCTCGGGCCTTTAAAGGATGTTCTGGTATTAACACACGGGCCTATAGGATGCGGTTTCTATTCCTGGGGAACCAGAAGAAACAAAGCAAAAACTGAGGACGGAAGAAACTTTATTGAATATTGCTTTTCAACTGACCTTCAGGAGCCTGATATAGTTTTCGGCGGCGAAAAAAAGCTGAGACAGGCAATAAAAGAAGCAGTAGAAATCTTTAAGCCAAAATGTATCATGATATGCTCTACCTGCCCCGTAGGACTTATAGGTGACGACATACATGCAGTTGCGACAGAAACTGAACAGTTGTACGGAATTAGCTGTATGGCATTCAGTTGTGAGGGATACAAGGGTGTCAGCCAGAGTGGTGGCCATCATATTGCCAATAACACTATCATGAAAAAAATTATAGGCACAAATGATACTCCTCCTAAAAATAAATACTCTGTAAACCTACTGGGAGAATATAATATCGGCGGAGACGGCTGGGAAGTTGAAAGAATCATGAAGCGTATCGGCTACGATGTAATATCGGTATTTACCGGAGATGGAAGCTTTGAAGCAATAAAGAATTCACATATGGCAAATCTTAATCTGGTGCAATGTCACCGTTCAATAAACTACATTGCTGAAATGATGAAAACCAAATACGGTGTGGACTGGATTAAGGTAAACTTCATTGGAATAAAATCAACTATACAATCCTTAAGAGATATGGCAGCTTACTTTGGTGATAAGGAACTCGCAGAGCGGACCGAAGAGGTAATAGACGACGAACTTGCAAACATTGCAGAAGAGAAGGAATACTACTATTCAAAGCTTAAAGGTAAAACAGCTGCTCTCTATGTAGGCGGGTCAAGATCACATCATTATCAGCTGTTACTTTCAGACTTCGGTGTTTCCACAGTTCTTGCAGGTTACGAATTTGCACACAGAGATGACTACGAAGGCAGAGAAGTAATTCCTACTATAAAAGAAGATGCCGACAGCAAAAATATAGAACACCTCAATGTAGAAAAAGACGACAAAAAATATCATGCATACCTTACTGATGAGCAATATGAAATGCTAAAATCAAAAATTCCTCTGGAAGACTATACAGGTATGATAAGACATATGGAAAACGGCAGTATTATAGTTGACGATTTGAATCAGTTTGAGACTGACGAGTTCCTGAAACTGTTGAAACCTGACATATTTTTCTCGGGAATTAAGGATAAATACTCACTCCAAAAGTCAGGAGTTCTGGCAAGACAGCTGCATTCCTATGATTACAGCGGCCCGTACTCAGGCTTCAGAGGTTCCGTTAACTTTGCAAGAGATATAACAATGGGACTGTATACCCCGGCTTGGGGATTTGTTACACCACCGTGGAAAAACAGGTCAACTCTAAAAGCTTCATTAGCAGGAGGTGAAGAATAA
- a CDS encoding P-II family nitrogen regulator has protein sequence MKEVMAFIRTNKVNRTKEALANAGFPAFSCRPCLGRGKKSLDATVLNYIMEAGELPVSNAGEAFTETARLIPKRFFSLVLDDEQVDLAVKTIINVNQTGNPGDGKIFVIPVQETYKVRTGENIL, from the coding sequence ATGAAAGAGGTTATGGCTTTTATACGTACCAACAAAGTTAACAGAACCAAGGAAGCACTTGCCAATGCCGGATTTCCGGCCTTCTCCTGCAGGCCTTGCCTCGGGAGAGGTAAAAAAAGCCTTGATGCAACCGTTTTAAACTATATCATGGAAGCCGGAGAATTGCCTGTATCCAATGCAGGTGAAGCATTTACAGAGACGGCCAGATTGATTCCCAAAAGGTTTTTTTCATTGGTTTTAGATGACGAACAGGTAGATTTGGCAGTTAAAACAATTATTAACGTAAACCAGACCGGAAATCCCGGAGACGGAAAAATATTCGTAATACCTGTTCAGGAGACTTATAAGGTTAGAACAGGTGAAAACATACTTTAA
- a CDS encoding P-II family nitrogen regulator: MILVRAIIRPERTGIVLSELLSAGFPAVTKMDVYGRGKQKGIVIGDIQYDEIPKEMLLIVVNDEDKDDVVKIIMRNARTGEKGNFGDGRIFISEVMDAYTISTAKQGL; this comes from the coding sequence ATGATATTGGTAAGAGCAATTATCAGACCTGAAAGAACAGGTATAGTACTTTCAGAGTTGCTGTCAGCAGGTTTTCCTGCAGTAACTAAAATGGATGTATATGGAAGAGGAAAGCAAAAGGGAATTGTAATAGGTGATATCCAGTATGATGAGATTCCAAAAGAAATGCTGTTGATTGTTGTAAATGATGAAGACAAGGACGATGTTGTAAAAATAATTATGAGGAATGCACGTACAGGGGAAAAAGGAAACTTTGGTGATGGAAGAATATTTATCAGTGAAGTTATGGATGCATATACCATTAGTACTGCAAAACAAGGCTTATAG
- the nifH gene encoding nitrogenase iron protein, whose translation MRQVAIYGKGGIGKSTTTQNLTAGLGEMGKKIMIVGCDPKADSTRLILGGLAQQTVLDTLREEGEDIDLDLVMKKGFSEINCVESGGPEPGVGCAGRGIITSIGLLERLGAYEDDLDYVFYDVLGDVVCGGFAMPIREGKAQEIYIVASGEMMALYAANNISKGIQKYAKTGGVRLGGIICNSRKVDGEADLVEAFAKELGSQMIHFVPRDNMVQRAEIHKKTVIDFDAECNQADEYRSLAKKIDENKLFVIPKPLKQERLEELLMEHGIMDI comes from the coding sequence ATGAGACAGGTAGCTATTTATGGAAAAGGCGGTATTGGAAAGTCAACTACAACACAAAATCTGACTGCAGGCTTGGGGGAAATGGGTAAAAAGATAATGATTGTAGGCTGTGACCCAAAAGCTGATTCAACCAGACTGATACTGGGGGGCCTCGCACAACAGACAGTTCTGGATACACTCCGGGAAGAGGGCGAGGATATTGATCTTGATTTAGTTATGAAGAAAGGCTTTTCCGAAATCAATTGTGTTGAATCAGGAGGTCCGGAGCCGGGAGTAGGTTGTGCAGGTCGAGGAATAATTACTTCCATAGGCTTGTTGGAAAGACTTGGTGCATATGAAGACGATTTGGATTACGTTTTCTATGACGTTTTGGGAGATGTTGTTTGCGGAGGATTTGCAATGCCGATTCGTGAAGGAAAGGCACAGGAGATTTATATAGTTGCCAGCGGAGAAATGATGGCACTTTATGCGGCAAACAATATATCAAAAGGAATCCAGAAGTACGCCAAGACAGGCGGTGTAAGACTTGGCGGAATTATATGTAACAGCCGTAAGGTTGACGGAGAGGCAGATTTGGTTGAAGCTTTCGCAAAGGAGCTTGGCTCTCAGATGATACATTTTGTTCCTAGAGACAACATGGTTCAAAGAGCTGAAATTCATAAAAAGACAGTAATTGATTTTGATGCGGAATGTAATCAGGCGGACGAATACAGGTCTCTTGCCAAAAAGATAGACGAAAACAAATTGTTCGTAATTCCTAAGCCGTTAAAGCAGGAAAGACTTGAAGAACTGTTGATGGAACACGGAATTATGGATATTTAA
- a CDS encoding Fe-only nitrogenase accessory AnfO family protein: MLKRIAVIVNDEQELSPFEKGSFINIYNKNNTHWELFKEVRYYINTTMSLSDLRENIKSLIMELEDCKIIVGKVMSGLAYNIFDRNGFAIFEAKNITSSILDDMYNEVISLKAEAANSEQVALSPVQVEENGVFYINLMELQAKHPEISSKKAIKPFLETTPFFKLEVICSHVPPWFDNILPELNLSYSVEENGDNRCKVSILNNVCSH; the protein is encoded by the coding sequence ATGTTAAAGAGAATTGCAGTGATAGTAAATGATGAACAAGAGCTTTCACCTTTTGAAAAGGGTTCCTTCATAAATATATATAATAAGAATAATACACACTGGGAATTATTTAAGGAAGTCCGTTACTATATTAATACTACCATGTCTCTATCAGACCTTAGGGAAAATATAAAAAGTCTTATTATGGAACTGGAAGATTGCAAGATTATAGTTGGTAAAGTTATGTCAGGTCTTGCTTACAACATATTTGACAGGAATGGGTTTGCAATATTTGAAGCAAAGAACATTACAAGCAGTATTCTTGATGATATGTATAATGAAGTCATCAGCTTAAAAGCTGAAGCTGCGAACTCAGAGCAAGTTGCTCTTTCACCTGTTCAAGTAGAAGAAAACGGAGTTTTTTACATAAACCTGATGGAGCTTCAAGCCAAGCATCCTGAAATTTCTTCTAAAAAAGCTATTAAACCTTTTCTGGAAACTACCCCTTTTTTCAAGCTTGAGGTTATATGCTCCCATGTACCCCCATGGTTTGACAACATACTTCCGGAATTGAATCTAAGCTATTCAGTAGAAGAAAACGGAGACAACAGATGCAAGGTTTCAATATTAAATAATGTCTGTTCACATTAA
- a CDS encoding peptidoglycan-binding protein, with product MSLKKIKSLISNIPKKIKNYKNKYPSKYKYIIVSCSGAAALALTAAIVLTLPHSNPKINVTDKPEKTVSVSDQTPQQKYSKPATESNALTKTSRGITPMNPLQGDVIKLGVKDSTVTVIQKKLMDLDYLEIDEPTEEFGESLKLATELFQRKNKLPITGEVDAKTYQLLLSDDAKAYTVSLGAEGTDVQQLQERLYELGYMGKATGYFGTDTDIAVKDFQKRNGLFDDGNVGKQTREVLYSAKAVPMSFYLGDENKEILQYKQRLYELGYLTAKPSGKYDNDTVQAVKRFQENNGLIADGFIGPVTKDLLMSSDATENALDIGDSGDDVTKVQTYLKKLGYLKSVTGYFGSDTHNAVLKFQSKNGLGKDGKIGSQTIAKLLSPDAKKWTGGTGSSSNGNNSGGSNNSGNSSQNNNSGGDDDNGGGYVSPSVEQLISVAKSKLGSRYIYGAKGPNSFDCSGFVYWVLKNSGVRQGYMTSGGWAGNGRYKRISSMSSIKRGDIITYNGHVGIALGGNQMIDASSSQGKVRITNITSSYWTRNFVCAFRIF from the coding sequence ATGAGTTTAAAAAAGATAAAAAGTTTAATAAGTAATATACCAAAGAAAATTAAGAATTATAAAAATAAATATCCATCAAAATATAAATATATAATTGTTTCATGTTCAGGTGCAGCAGCGTTGGCTCTTACGGCAGCAATCGTTTTAACACTACCGCACTCAAATCCTAAAATCAATGTAACGGATAAACCGGAAAAAACGGTTTCAGTATCCGACCAAACACCACAGCAAAAGTATTCTAAACCCGCTACAGAGTCAAATGCTTTAACTAAGACCTCCCGTGGTATTACTCCTATGAATCCTTTACAAGGGGATGTTATAAAATTAGGAGTAAAAGACAGTACCGTAACAGTTATTCAAAAGAAACTCATGGACTTGGATTATCTTGAAATTGACGAACCAACTGAAGAATTTGGAGAGTCTCTTAAATTGGCAACAGAATTATTTCAACGTAAAAACAAGTTACCCATAACAGGTGAAGTTGACGCTAAGACCTATCAGCTTTTGCTTTCAGATGACGCAAAAGCATATACCGTTTCTCTGGGAGCTGAAGGAACTGATGTACAGCAGCTTCAGGAACGTCTGTATGAATTGGGGTACATGGGCAAGGCAACAGGTTATTTCGGTACGGATACAGATATTGCTGTAAAGGATTTTCAGAAAAGAAACGGCCTTTTTGATGACGGTAATGTAGGTAAGCAGACAAGAGAAGTTTTATATTCTGCAAAAGCAGTTCCAATGTCCTTTTATTTAGGAGACGAAAACAAGGAAATACTTCAATATAAACAAAGATTGTATGAACTTGGCTACCTCACCGCAAAGCCCAGCGGAAAGTATGATAATGATACTGTTCAGGCAGTTAAGCGTTTTCAGGAAAATAACGGTTTGATTGCCGATGGTTTTATAGGGCCGGTTACAAAAGATTTGCTTATGTCGTCAGATGCTACTGAAAACGCCCTTGATATAGGCGACAGCGGAGATGATGTTACCAAAGTTCAGACATACCTGAAGAAACTCGGTTATTTGAAAAGTGTAACAGGATATTTTGGCTCCGATACTCATAATGCTGTTCTCAAGTTCCAGTCAAAAAATGGTCTGGGAAAGGACGGAAAAATAGGCTCTCAAACAATAGCCAAGCTCTTGTCCCCTGATGCAAAGAAATGGACAGGAGGTACGGGTAGCAGTTCAAACGGCAATAATTCAGGAGGGTCAAATAATTCCGGCAATTCCAGCCAGAACAATAATTCCGGTGGTGATGATGACAACGGCGGAGGCTACGTTAGTCCAAGCGTTGAGCAACTTATATCAGTAGCTAAATCAAAACTTGGAAGCAGATATATATATGGTGCAAAAGGGCCTAACAGCTTTGATTGCTCGGGATTTGTTTACTGGGTATTAAAAAATTCAGGAGTCAGACAAGGTTACATGACTTCCGGAGGATGGGCCGGAAATGGCAGGTATAAAAGGATATCCAGTATGAGTAGTATAAAACGTGGAGATATTATTACATACAATGGTCACGTGGGTATTGCACTGGGCGGAAATCAGATGATTGATGCATCCTCAAGTCAAGGCAAAGTTCGTATTACAAACATAACTTCTTCCTACTGGACAAGGAATTTTGTCTGTGCATTCAGAATATTCTAG